The Pseudomonadota bacterium genome contains the following window.
CTTCCAATATCAAAGGTAACTGTGCCAAGTTTAGCGTTAGGCATGAGATTTCTAGGTCCGAGAATTCTTCCGATCTTACCGACAGTGCCCATCATATCAGGAGTTGCGATAGTCCTATCAAACTCCAGCCAACCATCTTGGATTTTCTGGACATATTCATCCGATCCGGCATAATCAGCGCCCGCATCAAGTGCCTCTTTTTCTTTTTCACCTTTGGCAAACACCAGAACACGTTCGGTTTTACCCGTACCATTAGGCAAAATAACACTGCTCCTCACCATTTGATCGGCATGTCGAGGATCAACACCGAGTCGAATAGCGATATCCAATGATTCATCAAACTTTGCATATTTGGTTTTTAATACTAGATCAATGCCTTCATCAAGTTTGCGAGTTATCGATAAATCAATATCCTTAATGTTTGCTGTATACTGCTTGCCTCTCTTAGCCATGATGTACTCCAAAATTCAAATCCGAATTTATTAATCCTGTTATCATCGTTTACTATTAAATGTCGAAATCGCAATTCCTCTGCCCGCTGGGGAAAAAAAGAATAATCAGAGCAACTCTGGCACATTTACAGCTTTGACAAAAACAGGCGACACTAAATATTACTAGTTTAGAAACCAGTTAAACAAACCTCAATCTATAATCGTTATGCCACAACTCCTTGCGGTTCCTTCAATGATCTTTGTTGCGGCATCAATATCATATGCATTCAGGTCCGGCATTTTTATCTCAGCAA
Protein-coding sequences here:
- the rplA gene encoding 50S ribosomal protein L1, encoding MAKRGKQYTANIKDIDLSITRKLDEGIDLVLKTKYAKFDESLDIAIRLGVDPRHADQMVRSSVILPNGTGKTERVLVFAKGEKEKEALDAGADYAGSDEYVQKIQDGWLEFDRTIATPDMMGTVGKIGRILGPRNLMPNAKLGTVTFDIGRVVKEIKSGKVDFKVDKAGVVHAMLGKVSFGAAKLQENVLAFIDRIIQLKPASSKGIYLIGVSLSSTMGPGVKIDPLEVRTLLKQV